The following are from one region of the Plectropomus leopardus isolate mb unplaced genomic scaffold, YSFRI_Pleo_2.0 unplaced_scaffold14802, whole genome shotgun sequence genome:
- the LOC121964251 gene encoding calpastatin-like isoform X1 has protein sequence MHLILLLLQTSGGFVLESVGSTAAPTVASAAFVPAEAAPQLSAGADSALDALSDSLKDITPAPQPAPVPAKDIVKEKKVVEEKLIKMGERDDTLPPEYRPTEEDLKKMAEEKAKGDAKPKEKTMDDKTALDLLSSDFAAASQPAAASQPAAASQPAAAAASFAATSKLEPPVLDSAPLKPMPGPVLDSLSGTLLPEAPEFQSKTEKPKSKSKSKSKAKKHAEVPSATDQLPAQPSSDVVPKSTKKGGRS, from the exons ATGCACCTCATTCTGTTACTCCTTCAGACCTCTGGAGGCTTCGTTCTGGAGTCCGTGGGCTCCACTGCTGCGCCGACAGTGGCATCTGCTGCTTTTGTTCCCGCAGAGGCTGCCCCACAG CTGTCTGCGGGAGCGGACAGTGCTCTGGATGCTCTTTCAGATTCATTAAAGGATATCACACCTGCACCTCAGCCTGCCCCAGTTCCTGCAAAAGACATTGTTAAG GAGAAAAAAGTCGTTGAAGAGAAGCTGATTAagatgggagagagagatgacacACTGCCACCAGAGTATCGACCCACTGAGGAGGATCTCAAG aaaatggcagaagaaaaagcaaaaggagATGCAAAACCCAAGGAG AAGACTATGGATGATAAAACAGCTTTGGACTTGCTGTCCAGTGACTTTGCTGCAGCGTCTCAGCCCGCTGCTGCGTCTCAGCCCGCTGCAGCGTCTCAGcccgctgcagcagctgcatccTTTGCAGCCACATCAAAGCTGGAACCTCCTGTGCTGGACTCAGCGCCCCTGAAG CCAATGCCTGGTCCTGTCCTGGATTCCCTGTCTGGCACGCTGCTCCCAGAAGCCCCAGAGTTCCAATCTAAGACCGAAAAAccaaag AGCAAGAGCAAGTCAAAGTCAAAGGCTAAA AAACATGCAGAGGTGCCTTCTGCCACTGATCAGCTACCAGCTCAGCCAAGCTCAGACGTCGTGCCAAAATCTACAAAGAAGGGAGGAAGGAGCTAG
- the LOC121964251 gene encoding calpastatin-like isoform X2 has translation MHLILLLLQTSGGFVLESVGSTAAPTVASAAFVPAEAAPQLSAGADSALDALSDSLKDITPAPQPAPVPAKDIVKEKKVVEEKLIKMGERDDTLPPEYRPTEEDLKKMAEEKAKGDAKPKEKTMDDKTALDLLSSDFAAASQPAAASQPAAASQPAAAAASFAATSKLEPPVLDSAPLKPMPGPVLDSLSGTLLPEAPEFQSKTEKPKKHAEVPSATDQLPAQPSSDVVPKSTKKGGRS, from the exons ATGCACCTCATTCTGTTACTCCTTCAGACCTCTGGAGGCTTCGTTCTGGAGTCCGTGGGCTCCACTGCTGCGCCGACAGTGGCATCTGCTGCTTTTGTTCCCGCAGAGGCTGCCCCACAG CTGTCTGCGGGAGCGGACAGTGCTCTGGATGCTCTTTCAGATTCATTAAAGGATATCACACCTGCACCTCAGCCTGCCCCAGTTCCTGCAAAAGACATTGTTAAG GAGAAAAAAGTCGTTGAAGAGAAGCTGATTAagatgggagagagagatgacacACTGCCACCAGAGTATCGACCCACTGAGGAGGATCTCAAG aaaatggcagaagaaaaagcaaaaggagATGCAAAACCCAAGGAG AAGACTATGGATGATAAAACAGCTTTGGACTTGCTGTCCAGTGACTTTGCTGCAGCGTCTCAGCCCGCTGCTGCGTCTCAGCCCGCTGCAGCGTCTCAGcccgctgcagcagctgcatccTTTGCAGCCACATCAAAGCTGGAACCTCCTGTGCTGGACTCAGCGCCCCTGAAG CCAATGCCTGGTCCTGTCCTGGATTCCCTGTCTGGCACGCTGCTCCCAGAAGCCCCAGAGTTCCAATCTAAGACCGAAAAAccaaag AAACATGCAGAGGTGCCTTCTGCCACTGATCAGCTACCAGCTCAGCCAAGCTCAGACGTCGTGCCAAAATCTACAAAGAAGGGAGGAAGGAGCTAG